TTATAAAGTCATTTTTTTCACATGTACACCCTAATTATTAGTTTATGCATTTATAAGCTTATAAAGTCAATTTTCCACATgtgtaccagtttgtacacccCATTTATTTACCCAAGCATAtacttataattattttttatacatgtgtaccAGTTTTTACACCTTAATTATTTATACAAGCATAAGCTTATGGAGTCAATTTTTACATGTATATCAGTTTGTACACCCTAATAACCTAGTTATCTATGCAAGCATAAGCTTATGAAGTCTTTTACCATATATCACAAAATAACTCCCATGAGGAAATGCAAAAATGACAACAACCATAACCTAAAATCTACGGAAAATGATAATATATTCACAACATATACGCTAAGCAACCAGTTGCAGTCCATTAACTAGTATGAATATATTCACAAAATGAAAATGAAGGATTGTGCATATGTTTCTGTAGTATGAATACACATAAAGTACCATGATAACCGTGACTCGTTATGTGTTTATCTcgataggaaaaaaaaaatcacaaatcgTTTCTAGGATGCtactaaatatatatatatcagctGGAAGTGAAAAAAAATCGCAACAAAATAACAGCAAAAAGAACATTTGAGAATCTAACACAAGATGATACATGTTGTAGTAATTTTATTTTCTCACGGGTCGTGTTAGTTCAGAATATTAGTTAATAAGATCCTAGTTTCAAAGCCCATGATAAGAATACAATATCTGCTAATGAGACAGTAAAGCTAAAAGTGTACCGTAAGGACTCTTCAAATATCTCCAAGAAGTTCCACCCAAATGAAGTGCTCCAACAACGAATTCTATTGATGCTATTTTTGCTGCTTTCCTACGATTCTCCACTTGAACAAGAGGACGAAAATTCATACCGTCACATTATGATTGACCCCAATAATTAACTAACCGACCGACTAATAATAAATTTGTAGGACAATTCAGGTGTAGACCTTTGAAGAGCCCAGTTGGGCCGCCATTTTTACTTCCACAGTGATCGATTAGAAATTTACTTTTACTGACACCTCCCATCCCAACATTATCTAGATCACCGCAATAAATGAGTTCCTGTCATGTCACACATTTCACCATGAATTAAAAAGGAATAAAAGACCAACATAAATTGAGAAAGGATCGCCTTGAGGTCAGTAAGAAATGTGTATaactatgtacacctaaataatcaacatgtgtacaaatatgtacacattaataattttaaaaacaaaatgtGCACAAACTGATAAAGCAAGTGTTTAAATTGAACATGTCTATTTTGACAAAACAGAACGATAACTACTAAAGAAAAATGACACTAAAATTATATAAGAATGGCATGACAAAATGGAACGATAGCAAACATAGGCTTATGTAGTCATTTTTCTATATGTGTATCAGTTTGTACATCCCAATTATTTACACATGCATAAGTttatgaagtttttttttccaCATGTGCACCattttatacacattttataCACCCTAGTTAACTTAAAAATTTGGCGAAGGAACCCATCTTAGTATTAATGTACCAAATGTGCTCAGTAATATGGATGGTGGTGAAAGTGCACACTGAACTTTAGACACCCGGCCTTGACTATCACTTGTACGATATAAACAATGAGTACTAATAGTTACTACCTCTCTCTAGAAAGGTCCGAGCAGCACTTCTTCAACtgtatcaaacaaaaaaatttgACATCAGTTCTTCAACAGTATTAGACAAAAGAATTTAACGGGTAACGGGTCACTAGAGgataacaatactatgatgatcaAAACAAAATGACAAGGATATTATTGTCTTTCTAGTACTTTCTTACTACTACATGGCAATTGCTACCCTTTATGTGATTAGCAGTGATCATTTTAGTCCATATACAACTTCTGTAatgtatagattttttttttctttttccattttaGCCAGCTAAACGAGCATGGAATTCTCTTTTAGGGTGGTGAAAATGCGCACTATACTTTAACCTGCTAAATTAACATTCCCAAGCTATTTATAAGCATACAGGTAAGACATCTTCAAAAAATTAACATCATGCAGATCACCAACACCAGCAATTATACCAAACTAAATCCACAATTATccgggaaaaaaaaataaaagaatccaTGTGGCCATTTCTTTCAAAAGGTCAAATTTCCAAAAATGAAACCATTAACATTGCACTTTTTTTATATGATGCATTAAACCCATCGTAAACAAAAGATAATATGCATCAGCGAGAAACGAAAGATCAAGTAAACTAAGAAAAACTACCTTAATATCCCAACATAGCTCCTTTTGTCGCCTAATCCAAACCCAGATAACCCAATCAAtccatcaccaccccaaccatgTTGTTTCCTCGGCTCAATATTATCCTTCTCTTTGACGACAAGTCGACAACATTCGAATTAAACCCAGGCTGTGAAGGGAAAAAAATGATAAATGCTACAAACCCTATTCTTTGTTTTATGACATAGAGGAATATCATACTGCATCATACCTGGCAGATGAGATAAATGTATCCTACAAACAAAGAGAAAAACTCAAGATGAATGATTAAAGAAACTAGACCTGACAGAACTAAATAAAGCTAATGAGATAAGTATTTTTACTCATAAAGGATTTTAAAGGACCTAAGCTCCAAATGTAAGAGTGTCATTTAGAGGAACATATAGTAGGGAATTCTTTCTCAGAAACATAATGCCTACGAAATTAAAATGATGCAACTAGGGTAACAATTCAGCAATTCGTAATATGTACTACACAACAACTAGTTTTATAACTCAGTATCGTTACAAATGTTTGAAAGAAGAATTGTAGAATTTATTGACATTTTGTATATCAAATGAATTCtcaaattgaaataaaaaaataaacatataaTAAAATTAAAGATGAATCAAAATTACCTTGAAGTTAAGGACACTTGAGAAGATCCTTTTAGTAGAAAATCACATTTAACTATCGTCTGCGTTAGCATTGAATTCGAATGActcattttttttaaagaagaagATCCAAAACTCTTGGTATCAATCAAAACTAATAGATCGACTGAACATTGAATCTCACACTAAAATTTGAATCTCCTCATTTGTATTTAATCTCTACACATAAACCTTACCAAAATCTGGTGCATCTCTCTCATTTCTAGGATTTCAGAGAAAAACTAGATCGAGAAAAGGAAGAAATTAAGACATAAATCAAAGAAATATTAAAGAAACAGTCGAGACGAAATATGATGAACGACGATCCTAGTTTCTTCCTCGCTGCAGAGCTCTGCGgatagagaagaagaaataaatgatCTAAAAATCAAATCAGTATACTGTTTATGGCCATTTTTGTCTTCATAAAAAAACGTTTTGGACTGAATCGTTTATGtgtaaatttggacctcctagtATTTAGggatgtgcaacggacggacggttgcggattaggggtcacccgcaaccaaaccgtcaaagttgcggatttgaaaaatcaaaccgtgaccggcccaatcatccgcggatccgcggattgtgcggtccggttgcggattaaccgcggattagggataaaaaaaaagaaagagatctgGGTCTGTCTTTGGCATCGTGTTTTTAGTTGGTAGTCGTTACTACCGTTGCGTAAAGCCTAGTGGAATCTCATTTAAGGTTTTACTTTACTATTGAATTGAATTGGAAGCCTAGTGGAAGCCCATTTAAGCCTAGTGGAAGCCAATGCTATTGAATTGAGGTCTGGGCCTGTCTTATGTTATAAGGTTTTACTTTACTAAcctacggtgcgggtaatccgcggttttcaatattcaaccgcacccaaaccgctaaaacgtgcggatttgagaatcccacccgtgtccggcccatacgttTTGCGGTTTGGATGAAATCCGCAATTTTACGGACGAAtacgggtcaaatccgcggttccgatttttatgctcacccctactaGTATTAGGCTTGAAGTGACAGGACCAAAATGTCTAAAGCCCAACTAGTTTGGgattaaatgttaatttctaCATTTCCAAACCGAACATGTTTTTTCTCATGGGCCCCTGCGTACGTGTATCCAAATACTCCCGAGGTGTCCGGTGGGCCGGTGGCAGTTAACAAAGCTAATTTTGGTTGGAGACTGTCAGTATCTTATCCATCAACGAAACTATAAAAAAAAGAGCTCCATTTTTATTCCGAAATGCTGAAactagaagaagaaaattgatATGGAAGTGGGAACCTTCTTCTCACCCATTTCACTCTCTCCTCATATACGCCCCTCCCGTCGTTCTTTCCAAAGCTTGTCTCATCCTTCGATTAGGTTTTCATTGGATTTACAGGTAAAACTACTACCACTCTAGTATCCCCTGTTCTCTATTTCTCAGTCTGTTGATAAGATTTTTTCTCAATTTtgtttgaagaacaagaagaatggAAGTTACAAAGGACCAAAACCTAAGCGAGATTGTTTGGGAGATTGGGTCTCTAGAAATGATGATGCTGTGAGAAGTTTGCCAATTTATGTTGGAGGTTTTTCTCTTTTGGCTGTTCTCTTCAATCGTACTGTTTCTGGTATTGCTCCTGTTGCTGATGCTGGCAGGTAATGTTCTTCAACATCACTCATTGCTTCAGGATTTCATTGATTGATAAGTAATTAGCAGGATAGGATTATATGCTAATGATGAATAATTGTGTACTTGTGTAAAGAACTGAATAAAATGTCACAAAATTATAATGTTAGATCAACATTGTAAACACAGTATGATGAATCAAGTTGAGTTTTTTCTATACATTTGAGCATATTTGCACAATTTGGCTGTGCTTGGTAGCTCAATTTTCCGATGTGTTTTACTGAAACTGTTGATCTGTCAGTTTATAGCGGGTTATTTGTTGTCACTTATCAAGAGATGTAGATAAGATGCCGTATTACTTTCTTAACTGGCAGTTTAATAGAAGTTATGCACCTTGTTTGGAATCATCTTGTGTAGAGTTTACTAGTTTATGTTCGTTACATGAACTCGGTATGTCATTATTTGGTATTACTTGGATTTTGTGGAAACACTTGAAATCTAACTCTTTTGCCACATCTAAAAGTTCACAGTCAAGAGCGGACCTATTGGCTCTTGGTTTGGCTGTTACCAATGTTCTCACTGGACTGGTGTGGTTGTCGATACGACCAAAGTCTATATCTGTGATCAGTTTTTCATAAAAAATCTTTTTGGCAGGTTGCGTTTAAATGGTTAAGTTTGTTTCCACGATTCTCAGCAGTATTACAACTCTTACTTGATTTCAGGTAAATCCTCAAGGTGTAGAATGCCAAAATATACGTTCTGATCTTCCTACTTTTTTGGTTTCTGAGTTACTATGGTAATTCCCTTAGTGCTTTCTCTAAAAATTGAAATTGTGATCAGCAAGGTTACTTTTTCTGGTTTGGCGAATGATATTACCTTTTGTGTTTGTATATCTGTTAGGTTGTGGGATTCCCTGTCAGCCGTGACATGCTGCAGATCCTTGGTAGTTGTTTATGAAGGTAGTTGCCTTCTACAAATTGGGGTTGCAGCTGAGTCTGCCTCTGGTGAGGGTCTTGCCATGTCTGTGGACGCTACTACATTGATGGAAGGGTCGCTCTATAAAGGTGCAATGAAATCTGGAACACGTAAGTCGTCGCTGAGATCTTGACTGGAACATGTTACCAATCAAAATATCTGTCTTGTGATAAAATGTCTAGCTACTATCACTTTGCAGAAAGTTACTTGGCCAACCTTTCCCTCTATCCTGGGAGGTCGCAGTTGCCATTTTTACCTGGAAACACTCGGGTATATTACATAATCAAGGTTCCTGCTTAGTGTTTGTTCCTACTAGATTGATGTGATATTTACTTGCAGTAGTTCTTAACAGTATACGTTAAGCCTTTTTTGGTTTTCTATTTTATTCCTTCTTAGTGGTTCTCTTCAACTTGTATCATGATGCAAAATGATTTTGAAATCAAGCTCATAGTGTTTGAGTGAATGTGCTTCTTGCTCGTGGTCATACTCTTAGTATTGGATGTTTATTTCTTTAGTCACACTTAAGTGTGCCTGTTTAAtgtctgaaacattcttctagcAATGAAAAAGGAAGTGTAGATGTATATCAAAATATGCGGTATACTATTTGAATTTTCAACTAGGAAAACAAATATCCCCAGGAGTAGTCTCGTATCTGTTTTCCCTGAATGGTTGTCCAGACtctagaaaacataatacatgcCTGCAACCTAATGTTTACAGTTGAAACGCATTTCATATGCATCATAAAGCTTCAATGATATTTTACTTTCTGCATATCGACTTGCATTCTCGTTCTCTATTTGTTGTGACCAGTCAATGATATGCCTGACATGCTCCATTCTTATAACTCAATGACTTGTCACCAGTCAGTGCCTCGGTGTACATTCTTATCTGGCCTACCCTGTGAGTAATTATGTGAACAATACATGTGGATTCTTTTAGTCTGTTGCATAGTTCTTCCAGCTTTGCTTTATAATACTAAACGAAGCACACGTATTCCGAAGTCACTTCTTATGCTTAAATGACAATAACGTCATGGAAAACCTATGGTTTGTTAGGAAACCGAACATCATCTTGCCTTGGCTACAGATGTGAAATCCCATTGTTTTACTCTTTTCAGGCAGTCATTTTGCAACCTCTTGGAAATAAAGGGATTGCAAATGTTGGTGGGAACATGGTTAGGGGCTTCACAACTTCTGATCAGGTGCATTGTTAACTAAATCATTTAATTCTTAAAAGTTCTGATATATTTCTGGAATCAATCTGCTTCGTTGTCTACAAAATTTCAACTCTCATGTTCTTTGATGTCACAAATATACTGAGAGTACTTGTTTCTTTTTTACAGGCATGGATTACTCTAATAGCTGAAAAACTGGATGCCACACTTTCTGCTTATTTTACCATGTCACTGCAAGAAGCAGTTGAAAGCTGATCACGCTTAGGGGAAAAACAATAAATGGATAGATTCAGCTAAATATTTCATGTTCATACCTTCACCATAGAGATAAAAAATGAAAGCATTGATAGGATTTTTTGTAGCTATTACAACTGTAGAACACTCATTAACGAGAGAACACATTTGTATACAACGTACGTGATGTCTTGAACACCCTTTTCTTTTTTAAGGAATCTAGAGTGCTGCTTGTACCGTCTTGTAGTCAGAGAGTTTGTGATGCAGGGCATATTGATACAGGGGAAAAGCCAACCCATGTAAAACAAAAACAATCTTGATCACAAGATCCTTGGATCTGTATCCTCTCCGAAAGGTTTGGTATCCCCCTTAATGAACAGTGATCTTTGGACTTGGGTTATTATATTGAGGTATGATTGGTTGACAATGTTGTTTGATTGCATTTATCTTACAACACTTGCAATAATTTTATAATGGAAACCAACTAAAGGCTAATTATTCTACGATCTTACTGAACAATACGTTTGTATGAAAACTAAGCAAATTTTGTGATATTTAACACCAGTCTATAAAATGATAAGGTTAGACGTCGCAAAATGCTCTCATTTTTAGTGGGAATGTGAAGTTCATTCTACCCCGAAAGACTCGTGTATATACATTGTGTGGTATAAAAATTGGGGTCGAAAACTGAACACTCAAGTCTTTCAACTCGAGAGGAGCCACGTACCAGTCTCCACATTAGATTTATAAGCCGAATCAGATATAAAATATACAAAAACGGAATCGATCCACCCAGGAAAAGGGTATTCGGATCCCCTTGCAAATTCGGCAGATTCTCATATCTAGGAATTACTAGGTAGTCCAGGAAACCCAGTACTGGTTACTCTCTAATACACCCCTAGAATaaaattatccgctggtccaaaaacatgtttttggaccagaatatttattccctagtccaaaacgtgcgggtcacacaagacaagtttttcaaaagtaccaaaaataccctttctgcaactccacgaacaaatcaaattcagtttctttctcttttttttttcatctcagattgtttctctttggttttctctgctcctgcgttttggttcatcatagtatctggtagcgtctttcaattaggctcatcacagctattatctcgtaaatcatctgtgcttcgaaatcagattcgaacaaggtatttatctcgtaaatcatcttcctctgctgttgttcttggaatgttgatgaataattaggtttattctgatccgatttctatcagaatagttgtctatgatgtacattgttatctttcttttatgatttcagtttccgttcgatttacattgtgatttttgtgtgtttcaattaggtatcttgaaatcgaattaggttaatctcatattcgaacaatgtatgttactataatcaccttttctctgctgctgttctgttttagtttctttgtaatctgatataggtttgttttactgtattttttgatataggtttgttttgttagatagatcgtgtaataattttgtattctctttttgatatagctgcagttcttctatttatagaagatgaaactcaaaacatattgatatgttgtaaaatatattctacatgttacatacaaatgcatatcaatatgtataacgtatatgaattcagagacttagttattctacatgttacataccaatacgtactacatatagcctgcgctcttagtatgtatcgtgcaatacagtagatgccaatacatatcaatatgtataacttatatccattcagagacttagttaatttttggatcatttacagggttaacatgtctgacgttggtcccaaaccagacttctccatctattctcatgtataccataagcaatatcattttgcatatgaggttacatcgttttcaactttagaggatttgaaattttgcatctgtaatatgtggagctggttgactccatcgactattctggttaactatttccagaatcaagcgatagttcctattcttgccgatgtaacactccagggcatctctgcattacattcttcaaagcaatcagctttctttgatttgcacgtggatgtaatttcaaatggcgcgtctaggcgtatggaagttgacagtaatgcagacttagttgtcagtgcaaagaataattatttgaaagaaggtaaagaagcgtcaagagtgtttttttcagatgg
Above is a genomic segment from Papaver somniferum cultivar HN1 chromosome 10, ASM357369v1, whole genome shotgun sequence containing:
- the LOC113317551 gene encoding protein COFACTOR ASSEMBLY OF COMPLEX C SUBUNIT B CCB4, chloroplastic-like, encoding MSVDATTLMEGSLYKGAMKSGTQSYLANLSLYPGRSQLPFLPGNTRAVILQPLGNKGIANVGGNMVRGFTTSDQAWITLIAEKLDATLSAYFTMSLQEAVES